A genomic segment from Rhizoctonia solani chromosome 11, complete sequence encodes:
- a CDS encoding FKBP-type peptidyl-prolyl cis-trans isomerase: protein MSLFARSSIRTSAAAFAARRTLPNALARNYTMSSITSETITPSIERRSPLERRRRPEHALCKSNTSFLATGIFQSNGRTFDSSRERGMPFEFKLGAGQVIRGWDQGLQGMGVGERRKITLPPAYAYGPRGYPLPFHPTHTCVRR, encoded by the exons ATGTCTCTCTTCGCTCGCTCTTCTATCCGTACCTCTGCTGCTGCCTTTGCTGCACGCCGTACATTACCTAACGCGCTGGCGCGTAACTACACCATGTCGTCTATCACTTCCGAGACGATCACCCCCTCAATCGAAAGAAGGAGCCCGCTCGAAAGACGGAGACGTCCTGAGCATGCATTATGTAAGTCCAATACCAGTTTTCTAGCA ACTGGCATCTTCCAGTCCAATGGCCGCACGTTCGATTCGTCTCGCGAACGCGGCATGCCCTTCGAGTTCAAGTTAGGCGCTGGGCAGGTTATCCGTGGATGGGATCAAGGTCTCCAGGG GATGGGAGTCGGTGAACGTCGCAAAATAACCCTTCCTCCTGCATATGCTTATG GTCCCCGTGGTTACCCACTGCCATTCCACCCAACGCACACTTGTGTTCGAC